CCTTCACCAGTCCGCTGGCCTTGCTCATGTCGAGTTCTGCCCCGTGGCGTGCCTTCAATTCACCCATAACGCGGCCCATATCCTTCATGCCCTCGGCATTCAGCTCGGCCTTGATCGCGTCAATCGCTGCACGCGTTTCATCCTCACCCATCTGCTGGGGCAGGAATTCCTCGATCACGGCCAGCTCTGCCTCTTCCTTGGCGGCCAGTTCCGTGCGGCCACCATCGGTATACATCTGGATCGATTCGCGGCGCTGCTTGCCCATTTTCTGGAGCACGTCGATCACCATGGCATCGTCCTCCACTTCTTTGCTGGAGGTGCGCATTTCGATGTCGCGATCCTTGATCTTGGCGCCGATCAGGCGGAGCGCGGCGGTACGATCCTTGTCTTTGGCCTTCATGGCGGTGACGGTGGCAGTCTTGATGGCGTCGCGCAGAGTGGTGTCTGACATGGTCGGTTCCTGTGGATGATTGCCGGGCTATCAACACCCAAAGCAAAATAGATGCGAATTACCCCCTAACTGGCGCGCCGAACCGCTTGACGCAAGGGGAGGGCATCCGTAGCCCGTGGGTCTTAGCGACATCGCCGGAAACCCTGACTCGGAGCAGCCCAAATGGCCACCGCCGACATTACCCCTGCGCAACCCAAAGGCGCGACAGGAGTCCTCTTGCTGGCCGACGGCACGGCCCTGTGGGGCTACGGCTTCGGCGCGGCGGGCTCTGCGGTTGGCGAAGTATGCTTCAACACCTCCATGACCGGCTATCAGGAGGTGATGACCGATCCCAGCTATGCGGCGCAGATCGTAACCTTCACCTTCCCCCATATCGGCAATGTCGGCGCGAATGCGGAGGATATCGAGGGCCAAGTGGAAAGCGCGGTGGGCTGCGTGGTGCGCGAGGAAGTGACCCCGCACAGCAATTTCCGCAGCCAGCAGCAATTTACCGACTGGATGGAGGCACACGGAAAGATCGGCCTGTCCGGAATCGATACACGCGCGCTGACCCGCTTCATCCGCCTCAGCGGCGCGCCCAATGCAGTGATCGCCCATGCGCCGGACGGCAATTTCGACTTGCCCGAACTGCTCGCCCGCGCGCAGGATTGGGCGGGCCTGGAAGGCATGGACCTCGCCCAGCGCGTAACGCGGGAGGCGCAGCAGGATTGGGAAGGCGGCGCGTGGACGCTGGAGAAGGGCTATGGCCGTGCTCCTCGTGATGCGCAGCCGCATGTCGTCGCAATAGATTACGGCGCGAAGGACAATATCTTCCGCAACCTGGTGAAGGCCGGAGCGCGAGTGACGGTGGTGCCGGCCAAGGCCAGCCTTGAGGAGGTGCTGGCGCACAAGCCCGATGGCGTGTTCCTTTCCAACGGGCCGGGCGACCCTGCGGCGACGGGCGAATATGCGGTGCCGGTGATCAAGGCGTTGCTGGAGCGGGACATCCCGCTGTTCGGCATCTGCCTCGGCCACCA
This is a stretch of genomic DNA from Parerythrobacter jejuensis. It encodes these proteins:
- the carA gene encoding glutamine-hydrolyzing carbamoyl-phosphate synthase small subunit, whose product is MATADITPAQPKGATGVLLLADGTALWGYGFGAAGSAVGEVCFNTSMTGYQEVMTDPSYAAQIVTFTFPHIGNVGANAEDIEGQVESAVGCVVREEVTPHSNFRSQQQFTDWMEAHGKIGLSGIDTRALTRFIRLSGAPNAVIAHAPDGNFDLPELLARAQDWAGLEGMDLAQRVTREAQQDWEGGAWTLEKGYGRAPRDAQPHVVAIDYGAKDNIFRNLVKAGARVTVVPAKASLEEVLAHKPDGVFLSNGPGDPAATGEYAVPVIKALLERDIPLFGICLGHQMLALAAGAKTTKMHQGHRGANHPVQRVAFGEDGGWGETTGLVEITSMNHGFAVDGETLPAGVEQTHVSLFDGSNCGISITGKKAFGVQYHPEASPGPQDSFYLFEKFVGMLG
- a CDS encoding GatB/YqeY domain-containing protein; amino-acid sequence: MSDTTLRDAIKTATVTAMKAKDKDRTAALRLIGAKIKDRDIEMRTSSKEVEDDAMVIDVLQKMGKQRRESIQMYTDGGRTELAAKEEAELAVIEEFLPQQMGEDETRAAIDAIKAELNAEGMKDMGRVMGELKARHGAELDMSKASGLVKAALS